AGATGATTTTCTGGTAAACAACAATGTATTGAACATTGTAGGCGGTGTATTAACATTTCCTTTCGTGTTAGGAACATGGATAGTTTTATTGCTGCAGAAAATCGCTAAACCCAAAACCCAAGAGCAGTTTTAAGAATAATACAAGATCTATGAAAATAAAGATTGCTTTTTTACTCGCATTTATAAGCGGGATTGTTTCGGCTCAGAAAACAGGATTCGAGAAACAACTAGTAATTAAAGATGCTGAACACAAACTTCCCATTGCTGGTGTTTTAGTTACTTATAATAACGGAAACAGTCATACGCACTCAGAAACTAATGGCGTAGTAAAAATCAATATTAAATCACTGCCAGATACGCTCACATTTAGTCACGAGACATACGATGATCTAAAATTGGTGATAACGAACGAAGAGAATAAAAATAATGTGATTTTTTTAGAACACAAACCTTTTCAGCTTTCTGAAGTATCGGTTGTTCATAGTTCTTTTTTATCGGCGATTACAAAAGTAGATTTGAATAAATTTCCTGTCAACTCGGCTCAGGATTTACTTCGAAAAGTTCCCGGACTTTTCATCGCCCAGCATGCTGGAGGTGGAAAAGCAGAACAATTATTTTTGAGAGGTTTTGATGCCGATCATGGAACTGATGTGAGTGTAAATGTAGACGGAATGCCGGTAAATATTGTCTCTCATGCTCACGGACAGGGATATTCAGATCTGCATTTTGTTATTCCCGAAACAGTCAATAATATTGATTTCGGAAAAGGTGCGTATTATATGGACCGTGGTGATTTTAATACCGCTGGATATGTCGATTTTAAAACATTCGATAAATTAAACAATAGCACAATCAAATTGGAAGGCGGGTCTTTTAACACCAAAAGAATCCTAGGAATGTTCAATATTATGAATGATCCTTCGGGAAAAAGCGGTGCCTATCTGGCTGCAGAATACAATTATTCCGATGGCCCTTTTGATGTGAAACAAAACTTTAACCGAGTAAATATTTTCGGAAAATACAACAAATGGATTACCGATAACGATTATTTTAATATCCAATTTTCGACTTTTAACTCATCGTGGAATGCTTCTGGACAAATTCCTGAGCGCGCCGTTGCAGAAGGTATTATTAGCCGCTGGGGAAGTATCGATCCTACTGAAGGAGGAAATACCTCAAGAACCAATCTCCAAATGAATTTTAAACACATTATATCATCAACAGAGCAAATTGATGCGATGGCGTGGTATTCAAAATATAATTTTAATCTATTTTCTAATTTCACTTTTTATCTAAATGACAAAGATCATGGCGATGAAATTCAGCAAACGGATGGAAGAAATATTTATGGAACTGAATTAAAATACACCAAAAACTTCTCAACTTCCAACGGAACATTGGATTGGATTTCAGGTATTGGATTCAGAAATGATGATATTAATACTTTACAGCTAAATCATGTATATCATAGAGATTTGCTACTCGATAAATTGGCCGATGTAACTGGAACAGAAACTAATATGCATGCTTTTACCGGAGTAATTTGGCAAACTGGAAAATGGACTATTAATCCTGCTTTGCGATTAGATCATTTTATTTTCAATATGCATGATTTATTAAATCTAGAACAATTGCCTTCTGAACAATCTTCTGAAGCAACCAGACTAAGTCCGAAACTTAATTTTTCTTTTGCCCAAAACGACAATGTAATGTGGTTTCTTAAAACCGGAATGGGTTTTCATTCTAACGATATGAGAGTGGTGGTTACTAATAAAGACCAGAAAACACTTCCTTATTCAATTGGCGGAGATTTCGGCGTAAGATTGCATCCATTCAGTTCGCTAATTATTACTCCTACAATATGGTATCTAGATCTTCAGCAAGAATTTGTATATGTTGGAGACGAAGCTGTCGTTGAGCCTTCAGGAAAATCAAGACGTTACGGTGCCGACTTAGGAATACGTTTTCAGCCCTTTAAAAACTTTTATTTAAATGCCGACATCAATTATTCTCACGCCAGATTTATTGATGAAGAAAAAGGCCAGGATTATATTCCTCTTGCTCCTATCATAACAAGTACTGGTTCTGCCAATTGGGATTTCTTAAACGGTTTTTCTTTAGGATTGCAATATCGTTATATGGGTGCTAGACCAGCGACGGAAGATGATAGTATTAGAACAAAAGCGTATTTTGTAAATGACCTTATGCTTTCGTATAATCGTCAGAAATGGGGAGCAAACCTGCAGTTTAGCAATCTTTTCAATGTTAAATGGAATGAAGCACAATTTGCAACAGAAACACAGCTAAAAAACGAACCAGAACCTATTACTGATCTTACGTATACGCCTGGAAATCCTTTTGGAATCAAGGCTGGAGTGTACTATAAATTCTAAAATAACCGCTCATAAACTTTAAGATTTTCTTATTACAATTTTGTAACCATTTTTTTACATTTTAATTTACATTTGTATCCGATTAATCGTTTTTCTACCAAAAAAACAAAACCTTTTATCCATACATAATAAATATAAATGAACCTCAAATACGTAAATAAGAAATATGGAGTTTCTCTCTAATTTTGAATATAAGAAACTGTTTCTTCCAAATATAACGGAGCAAATATTAGCCAATAATGCAGATATACAACTTTATCGTATTGAGAATTATCTCAAAGGAATTTTAATGCCTGTTATTCCTTATCGTACTGCATTTAATTTTGTCATTTTTGTTACAAATGGGCATATCAAACAACATCTTGAAAATAAGGAATATCATGCACAAGAAGGCGAAATTATCTTTATTAAACAAGGAAGCATTACTGCTACCCTAGAATTATCTGATGATATCGAAGGCTTTTTTCTGGCTTACGAAAACAATGTTCTTTCAGAACAGGAATTACCAAAACACAAAACCAGTATTTTCTTTATATCTCCGTTTCTTAAACTTGATCATCTTTCATACCATACCCTTACACAGCTTTTACCTGTAATGGAGCAAGAATTAATGCTCAACAATCTTAATACAAATGATGTTATAATTTGTATGCTTCACCTTATTTTAGTGAAAATTCTATGCATAAATTCAGGAGTAGCACATACATCAGCAACCCGACAAATGGAAGTTTCATTACAGTTTCGAGATTTACTTATTAAATATCATTTAGAAGAAAAAAAAGCTGGTTTTTATGCCCAGAAAATGTCTGTTACGGAAAACTACCTTAATAAATGTGTCAAAAATGTAACCTTGAAATCCGTTAAACATTGGATTAACGAAATAGACATCAATTATAGCAAGGCACTTCTCTATTCTAGTAAAGATATCGCCGAAATTGCATACGAACTTAATTTTCATACGGCTTCCCACTTTACTCAATTATTCAAAAAAATAGCTGGTATAACCCCAAAAGAATATCGAACTCAGTTTTTAAATAATAAAACCAATCCTGCTATTTTAAATGAAATTTAGTGATAAGACACAATTATTTAACCGCAAAGTCCGCAAAGCTATATATAAAGCTTTGCGGACTTTGCGTAAAAATCTTAGCGCTCTTTGCGGTTAAATCAGACAAAAAGTTTACATAAAAAAAAATGCCTCTCGTAATGAGAGGCATTTTACAAACTTAGGCGGTCTGGACGGGACTCGAACCCGCGACCCCATGCGTGACAGGCATGTATTCTAACCAACTGAACTACCAAACCCTGCGTTATTGTGGGTGCAAAAATACAACAGAATTTCGTTTCTGCAAGCGTTTTTGGGAATAAAATTTGAGAAATTTTTAATCGACTAAAATCCAATATTTTAAAAACTCAGGTTTTAAACAAAAAGTAGGAACTTTCTTTTGCTCAACCGCAAAGGCACAAGGTTAAAAGCGCAAAGTCCGCAAAGCTTTATAAAAAACTTTGCGGACTTTGCGTACATCTTCGTGTGCTTTGCGGTAAAAATCTTTATGGAATTTCGTATGCTATTTCTCCTCTCGGTCGAAATGACAAACTATATGTAAATCGGAATTTGGAATTTATTTTGAGGATTCAATATCTTTGGAATTTACCTTTTACAAATAGTCTTAAATCAAAAAAGCCATCCACAAAAGTGGAAAGCTTTTCATTGGTCTAACTACTAAACCAGCTGCGAGTTACAAAGTCGCAGCAAAACAACACAACTAATCTTAGATACCGATTTTGGGCAAAAAAGCCTTTCCGTTAAGAAAGGCTTTTCCCAATATTGCGGTCTGGACGGGACTCGAACCCGCGACCCCATGCGTGACAGGCATGTATTCTAACCAACTGAACTACCAAACCTCTGCGTTATTGCGGTTGCAAAGATATAACAGAATTTCATTTCTGCAAGCGTTTTTATAAAAAAAATCAAAAATTTGTTTGAAAAATTACCCAAAGTTTTGTTTTTCAACCAAATATGTAGTCAATATTTTTTCGAAATTATCGCCAACATTTACCGGAACGTACTTAATTTGGTTCTTTGCACAGGTTAAAGCCAAGTTTTTAAAATACCCTTCTACTCTCTTTTCGTATGCTTCTTTTACATTATCAGCAAAAATCGAAACTTCTTCTCCTGATTCTAAATCGATAAATTTCCTTGGCGTATTATCAAAATCAAACTTCAATTCGGTTTGATTATCAACCACATGAAACAAAACTACTTTATGTTTATTGTGTTTTAAATGCTGCAGGGCATTGAATAATTTTTCATCATCCTGAGTTTGGAACATATCTGTAAACAAAATAATCATCGAACGACGGTGCATTTTCTCCGCAATCTGATGCAGATACGTAATAGTATCCGTAGTTTTCTTTGCTTTTGGCTGTTCTAATAATTGTTCCAGTTTATTCAACAACATTCTGTGGTGGCGATCGCTTCCTTTTTCTGGAGCATAATATTCGTAATGATCTGAGAAAACGCTTAAACCAACGGCATCACGTTGTTTCTTTAAGATATTCATCAAAACTGCAGAAGCCAAAACCGCAAAACCAATCTTCTTTTCATAAAAAGGCTGATTTGATTTCAGTTCAGGATAATGCATTGATGACGAATTATCAACAATTAAATGACAGCGTAAATTGGTTTCTTCCTCAAAACGTTTCGTGTACAAACGATCGGTTTTGGCAAATAATTTCCAGTCGATATGTTTCGTGCTTTCGCCTGCGTTATAAACCTTATGCTCGGCAAATTCTGCTGAAAATCCATGAAACGGACTTTTGTGCATTCCAGATATAAAACCTTCCACAACCTGATTTGCCAGCATTTCCAGATGCTGAAAACTAGAGACTTTCTCTATTTCCGATTCAATTTTCATTCAGTTTCTTTTTTAATATTTTGCGCTTTATAAAGCAAATCTGTCGCCATGAATAACTTGCGTTTCAAGATCGGACTAAAATTAGGGTTTTCTTTTAAGAATCGCTGTACTTCATCAAAAGCATATTTCGACGAATATTTTCCAACCGTATTATCCAGCCAATCTTTTGGAAAGAAAATATCTCCCGTGCGCTGAATTTCGTCTACCAAATCTAGTGAAAATCTAATATACTTTTGAGCGCTTTCCTGACGAAGCGGATGATTTACATTGGCCAAACCAACCGAAACCCAAGATTCTTTTTCTCGGTTGGCATCGTCTTTTAAAGATTCAATGAAAGCATTTCGAACCGATTCGTCTTTTGATAATGATGGAAGCAGAAATTCAAATCGCTTTTGCTTATCTGGATTTGTGATCGTTGTTCTTGTTTTTTCCAAAATTTCATCGGCTTTTTCATGTTTAAAAATCGCCAGATTCATTGCGATATTGGTAAAATCGTCTTCGTTTAATTTTAAATTCGGAATGACAATTTCTTTATTCCAAATCTGATATAATTTGGCTTTCGCCGAATCGGAATACGCAATTGAACTAAACAATCCAAACAAGGTCTTTTTAATATTAGCTGATAAATTCGCTGGTAAACGAGTAAACAAAGTGTAAGTAAGCTGTTTCTGCACTTTGTTTTGTTGTTTTTCTGTGAAGAATCTCCAATAAATCGTATTCAAATTATTAGACGCAATTCGTAATACCAATTCATTTTCTTCTGTTTGAATTCCTTTAAAAAAAGAATCAAAGGCTTTTTCTGGAGAAATATTTCCAATCAAAGTATTTTCATAAAGATTACTATAAGCAGAAGCTCTCGCCGCCTCATCTTTTAAACTTGAAATTGCATTTAAATAATTCCCGTCAAGCGGAAAAACACCGTATCCAAAACCGTTATAATTGTAAATAATAAAAAGCGGTTTTTTAAGTCCAATGGCTTCTTTTAAAACCAAACTTTTATCTATGATATTTGCGGTCAAAACTTTTACTTCATTTGAATAAACCAATCCTATTTGAAAAATCTGAGGCCAAACGTTATTCGATTTATCTTCTGCTTGTTGTCTAATTTCAAAGTTTTTAATTTTGTTTTGAGCATCGTATTCGATATTATCTGAAAAAATTGCTCTTCCCGATTGGTTTACCCAAACTTCGCTCCATTTCTTCATATCCAAAGGCGTTTCGGCATCTAGAATTTCTACCAGATTATTCCAGTCCGCATTGTCGTTGGCATATTTGTGAATGTATTTTTGAATTCCTTTTTGGAAAGCTTCTTTTCCCATTGACGCTTCTAACTGACGCATCATAATTGGGGCTTTATTATAAATCATAGCACCATAAAGCGAACCTGCATCTTTCAAATTAGCCAAATGCTGTCGTATTGGATGTGTACCCAAAGAGCGATCTTCCGCGAAAGCGCTAGGATAATGCGCCGTGAAAAACTGCAGATTATGATTTACTTTCGGGAAAATTGGATTCATGATTTTATCTGCCATAAAATTCGCAAAAACCTCTTTCATCCAAACATCATCAAACCATTTCATCGTAACCAAATCGCCAAACCACATGTGTGAAGTTTCATGTGCAATGAGTTTGGCTCGGTTTAATTTCTCGCTGTCGGTGGCACTGTTATCCAAAAACAAAGAAGATTCACGGTATTGAATCGCACCAACATGTTCCATTCCGCCATATTGAAAAACAGGAATTGAAGCAAAATCCAACTTCTGAAAAGGAAATTTATAGTTTGTATATTTTTCTAAAAAGTCTAACGATTGCTGGTGCAGATTGAAAATAGTATCAGTACTGACTTTTATTTTTTCAGGATTATTTTCGCGATACAGCATTGTCATTTCCATATTTGCTGGCTTTTGCTTTGTGCTTTTAAATTTTCCAGCCACAAATGAAAATAAATACGTACTCATTTTATCCGATTCTCCAAAAATGTATGAAGTAAAATCACCTTTTTCAACTTTCTCTTTTACATCGGCTCCAGCCAAAACCGACCAATCTTTTGGTACAGAAAGACTTAATTTATAAGTTGCTTTTATATCAGGCTGATCTAAACACGGAAATAAAGTACTTGCTCGATCTGGGACTAACAAAGTGTATAGAAAATCATCATTTCTGTTTAAAGATAAATTTCCTGCAATGAAGGTAATTGAAATGGTATTTTTTCCTGAAATCAAATTTTGAATAGGAATTACAATGTGTCCGTTTTGATGAACAATCGCAATATTTTTTGCATTAGCAGAAACTGATTGTATGTTTTGTGTCTTCTCTTTAAAATCTAAGATAAGAGGCTGACTTAAATCTGACAAATTGAGATTTAGAGTTAAATCTGATTTGATGTTTTCATTCTTCTGATTCGGGATTTCAAAAGACAATACATATTGTACATCCGAAATCTGCTTTTTACGAAATTGAGCCAATTGTTCTGAAACACCATTTTCTACAAGCACACTTTCTTTTAATTTAGATTGAGAGAAACCAATCGCAATAATCATCAAAAAACAGAAAGAAGTGTATAGAATTTTCATTTTTAAAGGAATATATAAGATTCGTTAAAAATAAAAAAAAGGCTTGATTATTCATCAAACCTTTTACAAACTCACTAATTAAATATCCAAAAATAAATTATTCAGTTTGTTGAAAATCGAAACTTAAATCTCCTGCATTGTAACTAGAAGAAACATTGGTTGGGAAAGTCTGTGTCGTACCGCTTAACCATCTGTATTCGTTAAATGTTATATTTCCGGCTACGATAGGATATGTTACAATACTATTATCGGCTTTGCTTTTTTTATACCAATCATTAGAATTCATGGTAATCATGTATTTTTTATCTTTTTCCAAAGCCAATTCACTGATTTCTTTGGTTACCTGAACATCTGCTGTTGCTACATTTAAAGTTTCGGTACGAAGTACAGTTTTTGCTGTATAGTCCCAGATCGTTACACGCAGAGCAGAATTCGTCGCGGGTAATTTTAAGGTAATCGCCTTGATTTTTCCTTTTACAGTTGGCGTAAATGCCAATCCGAATTCATAATCCCCTGAGTTTACAAAATTAGTTACTGTAGAAAAACCTGTTTGAGTATAATAAGCTGCTAATGGATTTTCTGTTTCAAACTTTGGTGTATTATCCTTATCGTCGTCACTGCTGCATGAAACTGCTAGTGCTGCGGTAATTAAAATTGCAAAAATTGTTTTGAAAGTTTTCATAATAGTATCTTTTAATTAGTTCCCTGATTTGGTTTTTTTATTGATTAAGGTTGAATATTAAAGCGTGCACAAACTTCTTCGTAGCTCATTTTAGAATAGTCTACTTTTGCAGCTTTTGATGTCGCTGCGGCAACGCCTCCAGGAATCAAAATATAGCGCCAGTTAAGACTTGCAGGAAGTGCTACTGTAGTACCATCATTAGCATGTTTAAATCGGAATAATTTGATAGTATTAAGGCTGCTAATCGCTGTAATGGTATTAATTGATCCTCCTGCTGTTGAGGTATAAGCAAGCGGAAAAACATTTGTTCCTGAGCCAAAAGTCATGTAAACTAAAACAGTTCCTTTAGACATAATATCGGCTGTTAATTGTGGCACCGAAATAGTAGTAGATAATCCATAAGTACCGTCAATTGTTTCTGGTGTTCCCGCCGGAGCATTTATCCAGCTGCTGTAAATTACATTTGCGGTTCCTGCAGCACCTTGTGCTCCTTGTGCTCCATCAACTCCGTCTGTTCCGTCATCTCCGCTGCAAGAGATTATTGTAAAAGCAGCTAATAAAATTGTAAAAATGGTTTTAAAAGTTTTCATAATAATTTTAGTCTTAAAAAATTAGTCAAATGATTCTTATTTAATTCAATAACCTTATTTTTGTAAAACCCAAAAGCTTGTTGAACAGCTTCTGAATTAATTACAAGACAAATTTGCGCCAATAAAATCAGGGTAAAAACAGCCAATCGACAAACAACATTTTAAATAGACAGACAACATAAATTGAGTTTCGAATGATGAAAAAATACAGTTGTATTATTATTGATGATGACGAAATTGATAGATTAACCGTATTGTCTTTTGCCAAAAAATTTCCTGCTCTGGATATTATTGGTGTTTTTGAAGATGCCGAAGATGCACTTCCTTTCTTAGAAAAAGAAAAGGTAGATATTTTGTTTCTGGATATCGATATGCCAGGTTTAAACGGAATTGATTTTAGAAAACAAGCTCTGGAAATTCCAGTTTGTGTATTCATAACCGCACATCCTGAACATGCAGTTGAAAGTTTTCAGATAGAAACTCTTGATTTCATTGTAAAACCTCTAAAACTAGATCGCTTTACACAAACCATGAACCGCATTGAGGAGTTTATGGAAATCAAACTCAAAGCTTCTCTTTTTGAAGCCAGCATTGGCGGCGATACTATTTATATTAAAGAAGGCCACGAACAGACCAAAGTAAAACTGCACGAAATTTTATATCTCGAAGCGCTAAAGGATTATACCTTAATAATCACAAACAAAAAAAGACATTGCGTGTTGTCGAGTATTGGAAATTTATTGAAAGAAGATCATTTTCAATCTTTTATTCGT
This is a stretch of genomic DNA from Flavobacterium endoglycinae. It encodes these proteins:
- a CDS encoding LytR/AlgR family response regulator transcription factor — its product is MMKKYSCIIIDDDEIDRLTVLSFAKKFPALDIIGVFEDAEDALPFLEKEKVDILFLDIDMPGLNGIDFRKQALEIPVCVFITAHPEHAVESFQIETLDFIVKPLKLDRFTQTMNRIEEFMEIKLKASLFEASIGGDTIYIKEGHEQTKVKLHEILYLEALKDYTLIITNKKRHCVLSSIGNLLKEDHFQSFIRIHRSYAVQKQFIQKMNSSEIILNNNVSIPVGRSYKENLNLI
- a CDS encoding AraC family transcriptional regulator, which produces MEFLSNFEYKKLFLPNITEQILANNADIQLYRIENYLKGILMPVIPYRTAFNFVIFVTNGHIKQHLENKEYHAQEGEIIFIKQGSITATLELSDDIEGFFLAYENNVLSEQELPKHKTSIFFISPFLKLDHLSYHTLTQLLPVMEQELMLNNLNTNDVIICMLHLILVKILCINSGVAHTSATRQMEVSLQFRDLLIKYHLEEKKAGFYAQKMSVTENYLNKCVKNVTLKSVKHWINEIDINYSKALLYSSKDIAEIAYELNFHTASHFTQLFKKIAGITPKEYRTQFLNNKTNPAILNEI
- a CDS encoding TonB-dependent receptor; this encodes MKIKIAFLLAFISGIVSAQKTGFEKQLVIKDAEHKLPIAGVLVTYNNGNSHTHSETNGVVKINIKSLPDTLTFSHETYDDLKLVITNEENKNNVIFLEHKPFQLSEVSVVHSSFLSAITKVDLNKFPVNSAQDLLRKVPGLFIAQHAGGGKAEQLFLRGFDADHGTDVSVNVDGMPVNIVSHAHGQGYSDLHFVIPETVNNIDFGKGAYYMDRGDFNTAGYVDFKTFDKLNNSTIKLEGGSFNTKRILGMFNIMNDPSGKSGAYLAAEYNYSDGPFDVKQNFNRVNIFGKYNKWITDNDYFNIQFSTFNSSWNASGQIPERAVAEGIISRWGSIDPTEGGNTSRTNLQMNFKHIISSTEQIDAMAWYSKYNFNLFSNFTFYLNDKDHGDEIQQTDGRNIYGTELKYTKNFSTSNGTLDWISGIGFRNDDINTLQLNHVYHRDLLLDKLADVTGTETNMHAFTGVIWQTGKWTINPALRLDHFIFNMHDLLNLEQLPSEQSSEATRLSPKLNFSFAQNDNVMWFLKTGMGFHSNDMRVVVTNKDQKTLPYSIGGDFGVRLHPFSSLIITPTIWYLDLQQEFVYVGDEAVVEPSGKSRRYGADLGIRFQPFKNFYLNADINYSHARFIDEEKGQDYIPLAPIITSTGSANWDFLNGFSLGLQYRYMGARPATEDDSIRTKAYFVNDLMLSYNRQKWGANLQFSNLFNVKWNEAQFATETQLKNEPEPITDLTYTPGNPFGIKAGVYYKF
- a CDS encoding DUF58 domain-containing protein, with translation MKIESEIEKVSSFQHLEMLANQVVEGFISGMHKSPFHGFSAEFAEHKVYNAGESTKHIDWKLFAKTDRLYTKRFEEETNLRCHLIVDNSSSMHYPELKSNQPFYEKKIGFAVLASAVLMNILKKQRDAVGLSVFSDHYEYYAPEKGSDRHHRMLLNKLEQLLEQPKAKKTTDTITYLHQIAEKMHRRSMIILFTDMFQTQDDEKLFNALQHLKHNKHKVVLFHVVDNQTELKFDFDNTPRKFIDLESGEEVSIFADNVKEAYEKRVEGYFKNLALTCAKNQIKYVPVNVGDNFEKILTTYLVEKQNFG
- a CDS encoding M1 family aminopeptidase — translated: MKILYTSFCFLMIIAIGFSQSKLKESVLVENGVSEQLAQFRKKQISDVQYVLSFEIPNQKNENIKSDLTLNLNLSDLSQPLILDFKEKTQNIQSVSANAKNIAIVHQNGHIVIPIQNLISGKNTISITFIAGNLSLNRNDDFLYTLLVPDRASTLFPCLDQPDIKATYKLSLSVPKDWSVLAGADVKEKVEKGDFTSYIFGESDKMSTYLFSFVAGKFKSTKQKPANMEMTMLYRENNPEKIKVSTDTIFNLHQQSLDFLEKYTNYKFPFQKLDFASIPVFQYGGMEHVGAIQYRESSLFLDNSATDSEKLNRAKLIAHETSHMWFGDLVTMKWFDDVWMKEVFANFMADKIMNPIFPKVNHNLQFFTAHYPSAFAEDRSLGTHPIRQHLANLKDAGSLYGAMIYNKAPIMMRQLEASMGKEAFQKGIQKYIHKYANDNADWNNLVEILDAETPLDMKKWSEVWVNQSGRAIFSDNIEYDAQNKIKNFEIRQQAEDKSNNVWPQIFQIGLVYSNEVKVLTANIIDKSLVLKEAIGLKKPLFIIYNYNGFGYGVFPLDGNYLNAISSLKDEAARASAYSNLYENTLIGNISPEKAFDSFFKGIQTEENELVLRIASNNLNTIYWRFFTEKQQNKVQKQLTYTLFTRLPANLSANIKKTLFGLFSSIAYSDSAKAKLYQIWNKEIVIPNLKLNEDDFTNIAMNLAIFKHEKADEILEKTRTTITNPDKQKRFEFLLPSLSKDESVRNAFIESLKDDANREKESWVSVGLANVNHPLRQESAQKYIRFSLDLVDEIQRTGDIFFPKDWLDNTVGKYSSKYAFDEVQRFLKENPNFSPILKRKLFMATDLLYKAQNIKKETE
- a CDS encoding DUF4082 domain-containing protein translates to MKTFKTIFAILITAALAVSCSSDDDKDNTPKFETENPLAAYYTQTGFSTVTNFVNSGDYEFGLAFTPTVKGKIKAITLKLPATNSALRVTIWDYTAKTVLRTETLNVATADVQVTKEISELALEKDKKYMITMNSNDWYKKSKADNSIVTYPIVAGNITFNEYRWLSGTTQTFPTNVSSSYNAGDLSFDFQQTE